The genomic DNA GCCGCGCGGTGACGGTCGCGTCGTACGGCGACCGCCAGCCCTCCAGGATCTTCGAGCCGGCCGTCGTCGGCGCGTCAGTGGTCGTGAAAACGTCCTTGAGCGCCAACGGAACTCCGGCGAGCGGCGATGCCAGCGGCTCACCGGCTGCCACCTGCTTGTCGACGGCGGCGGCAGCGGCGAGCGCCTCCTGGGCGCCCACGTGCAGGAAGGCGTGGTAGGTCTCGTCGGTGGCGGCGATCTGGTCCAGGTGCGCCTGGGTGACCTCGGTGGCCGACACGTCGCCGGCGGCGATCTTCTCGCCGAGCGTGGCCGCGTCGAAACGGATCAGGTCACTCACTCTGCTTCTCCCAAGATGCGGGGCACGGCGAACCGGCCCTCCTCGGCCCGCGGGGCCTCCGCCAGCGCCTGATCCTGCGCCAGGCTGGGCGCCTCGACGTCGGGCCGGGTGATGTTGACCTCTTTGAGCGGATTGCCGGTCGCCTCGATACCGGTGACGTCGACGGCCTGAATCTTGCCGACGTGCGCCAGGATGGCATCGAGCTGGCCTGCGAAACTGTCCAGCTCACCCTCGGTCAGGGCGAGCCGGGCCAGATTCGCCAGATGGGCGACATCGTCCCGGGAAATCTTCGACACGTCTAAACACCCTAGTGGGAGGCAACGCGGGCGCAGCCACGGGGAATGTATTCGTGACACGCGCCGCACCTGCCCGTCCTGCCATGGCCACGCCGCTGTGCCACAGTTGTCGCGTGTCCTCCTATCTGCTGCGGGTTCAGCTCGAAGACCGCCCCGGTAGCCTCGGCTCCCTCGCGGTGGCTCTGGGCTCGGTGGGCGCCGACATCCTGTCGCTCGACGTCGTCGAGCGCGGTCCGGGTTACGCCGTCGACGACCTGGTGGTCGAGCTGCCGCTCGGGTCCATGCCCGATGCCCTGATCACCGCCGCGGAGGCCCTCAAGGGCGTGTACGTGGACAGCATTCGGCCCCACACCGGGCTGCTCGAAGCCCATCGCGAACTGGAACTGATCGACCATGTGGCGGCCGCCAAGGGCAAGGCCGCGCGGCTCCAGACACTTGCCGACGAAGCGCCGCGCGTGCTGCGGGTCGGGTGGTGCGTCATCGTGGCCGGCGGCAAGGACGGTGTGCTGCCCCACCGCATCACCGGCAGCCCGGGTGCGCCCGAGACGCTCGCCGACTCCGCGCCGTGGCTGCCGCTGGAGCACGCCGCTGCCCTGGACGCCACCGGCGACTGGGTACCGCAGTTCTGGCGCGACATCGACACCACCCTGGCCGCCGCACCGTTGGGCGACCCCCACACCGCGATCATGCTGGGCCGCCCCGGCGGGCCGGCCTTCCGCCCGTCGGAGGTCGCGCGGCTCGGATACCTCGCGGGCATCGTCGCGACCATCGTGCGCTGACCGTCTCGTTCACAGCCACTTCACCTGCGCGAATGCGGTTGCGGAAGGGCCGAGACTGCTAGCGTGAGCCCACATCTCACTGGAGGGCACACGTGAGCACTTTCCTGATCGTCGTCGGCGTCCTGCTCATGATCGCCGCGGTCGTCGTCGTGGTGCTCGCCTTCACCCGGGCCAAGAAGCCCGCAACCACCGGCGCCCGCCAGGACCCGCTGAAGTCCGGTGAGATGCCGGTCTTCGGACCCAAGCAGCTCGGCCCCGGGGCGATCGTCAGCTACGGCGGCGTCGACTACGTGGTGCGCGGCTCGGTGACCTATCGCGAAGGGCCGTTCATCTGGTGGGAACACCTGCTGGAAGGCGGTCAGGGCGAACCGATCTGGTTCAGCGTCGAAGAGGACGAGGGACGGCTGGAACTCGCGTTCTGGACCAAGCGACCCGACCTGGCGCTGCAGCCCATCGGTCCGCTCACCATCGACGGGGTGCAGTACGACGAGGTCGAGACCGGTGACGCCCAGTACACCTCCGAGGGCACGACGGGCCTGCCCGAGCACGGCCAGATGAACTACGTCGACTACGCCGGCCCCGGCCGCGCCGCCCTGCTGAGTTTCGAGCAGTGGTCGCCGAACTCGCCGTGGGAGGTGTCGACCGGCAAGGTCATGTCGCCCGGTGAGCTCACGGTGTATCCCGCTCCCCCCGCCGGCTCGTAGGTCGGTGCCATGACCCGGGGCAAGATGCTGATTCTCGCCGGGGTGCTCGCGGTCGCGTCGGTGATCTGCCTGGCGATCGGCATCAGCACCGCCCGCACCATCGAGTCATTCGTCAAAGACAACTATCAGAACGTCGGCTACAACACCTACCGGTGCGACGGGTCACCGAGCGACGTGGCCGACGACCTCGCCGAGGCACATCGACCGGAGGCGCGCGCCACCGATCGCGGCAACTACTACCTGCGGTACAACGACTCCATCGCCATCGTGGGCCCGGGCTCCGGACAGGCGTGCACTGTCCGGCTGGAGAGCCTCAACTCGGGTTACAACCACGGCAGCTACTTCTTCCTTGGCCCGGGTTTCAGCCCGGGTTCGCCGTCGCACAGTTCCGGCGGCAGCTCGGGCGGACCGGGCGGCGTCAAGTGACCACATCAATTCCGAGGAGACTCCGATGAACCTGGCCGCCATCGACTTCGGCACCGTCCACACCGACGCGATCATCCAGAACGTGGTCGGCTCGGTGCTGTACTTCCTGGTGGGGGCGCTGGTGCTGGCCGCCGGCTTCGTCATGGTCGATGTGCTGACCCCGGGCAAGCTGCGCCGTCAGGTCTTCGTCGAGCGTCGGCCCAACGCGGTGACGATCACCGCGGCGATGGACGTCTCGCTGGCCGCCATCATCATCACCGCGATTCACGCCAGCTCCGACCGGCTCGGGCAGGGGCTGATCGACACGCTGATCTACGGGCTGATCGGCGTCGCGCTGCAGGGCCTGGCCCTCGTGGCGGTGGAGTTGTTGGCGCCCGGGCACTTCCGCAACGACATCCACGCCGAGGAGTTCCATCCCGCCGCTGTTGCCGTCGCGGTGGTGCTGCTGGCGGTCGGTGGTATCAACGCCGCCGCGCTCACCTGATGGTCACCGAGGCCCCGGCGGCCCTCCCGGATCCCTCACCGGTAGTCGGAACCCGTTGGCGCGCGCTGCTTCTGGCGGCCGTCGCGGCGTGCGCAGCGTGCGGCATCGTCTATGAGCTTGCACTGCTGACACTCTCGACAAGCCTCAACGGCGGCGGCGTCGTGTCGACGTCGCTGATCGTCGCGGGCTACGTGGCGGCCCTGGGCGTGGGTGGGCTGTTGGCCAAAGCGCTGCTGGCGCGTGCGGCCATCAGTTTCATCGCGGTGGAGACGGCGCTGGGTGTGGTGGGTGGCCTGTCCGCAACGGTGCTCTACGTGACGTTCGCGTTCCTCGGCGACTCGGACTGGGTGCTCGGCGTCGCGACGGCGCTCATCGGCGGGCTGGTCGGCGCGGAAGTGCCACTGTTGATGACGCTGCTGCAGCGTGGCCGGGTCGCCGGGGCCACCGACGCCGGCCGGGTGCTGGCCAACCTCAATGCCGCCGACTATCTGGGCGCCCTGCTGGGCGGCTTGGCGTGGCCGTTCCTGGTGTTGCCGTATCTGGGCATGATCCGCGGCGCGGCGGCCACCGGGATGATCAATTTGGCTGCCGCAGCGGTGGTTTCGGTGTTCCTGCTGCGCCGCATCCTGAGCCGGCGGGAATTCGTCGCCGCGCTGAGCGCCCTGGTGCTGGCGTTCGCTCTACTGGCGACGCTGATGGCGTCCGCAGACGGTATCGAGACGACGTCACGACAGCGGTTGTACGCCGACCCGATCGTGGCCTACCAGCATTCGGCCTATCAGGAGATCGTGGTGACCCGCCGCGGCGACGACACCCGGCTGTATCTCGATGGCGGACTGCAGTTCTCGACGCGCGACGAGTACCGCTACACCGAATCTCTGGTGTACCCGGCGTTGGGCGCGGGTGCGCGGTCGGTGCTGGTGATCGGCGGCGGTGACGGCCTGGCGGCGCGGGAACTGTTGCGCCAGAAGGGCATCGACCGGCTCGTCCAGGTCGAGCTCGATCCGGCGGTGGTGGCGGTGGCACGGACCAAGCTGCGTGACGCCAACGCCGGCGCGCTCGACGATCACCGCATCCGGCTGATCCTCGATGACGCCATGACGTGGCTGCGGGTGCCACATCCGGACGTCGTACCGCCAGGCGGATTCGACGCCGTCATCGTCGACCTGCCCGACCCAGACAACCCGGTGCTCGGCCGGTTGTACTCCACCGAGTTCTACAGCCTCGCCGCCCGGGTCCTGGCACCCCAGGGCCTGCTGGTGGTGCAGTCCGGCAGCCCCTACTCGACGCCGACGGTGTTCTGGCGCACGGTATCGACCATCGCGTCGACGGGGCTGGCGGTGACGCCGTACCACGTCGAGGTGCCGACGTTCGGTGACTGGGGTTTCACGCTGGCCCGCCGGGGTCCCCTGCCACCCGCGCCGGTGGTGCCCAAAGACGCTCCGCCGCTTCGGTTCCTGAATCAGCAGGTGCTCGACGCCGCCACGGTGTTCGCGCCCGACACGGCGCCGCAGCACCTGCCGCCGTCGACGCTGGAGCACCCGTTGATCGTTGATGACATGCGGCGCGGTTACCGGTAGCGCACCGAGCCGACGAGAACAGCGGTCAGCACCGCACTGACCGCGGGCCGAGCCAAGCCGAGTCCGCCGGCCGCACTCGCGTTGGTCAGCAGGAACGCCACCGCGGCACCCAGTGGCCGGGTCAGGACGAAACAGCCCCAGAAACCCACCGTCGTCGCCCCACCGAGCCGACGGCACGCCAACACGACCGCGGCGACGGCGACGGCCCACAGCAGGAGCTGCAGCACCGGGTACGCCAAGATGGGGCGCGGCGTCAGGTGGGTCAGTGCAGTGCCGATGCCGAAGGCCACCAACGCAATTGCCCAGAACCAGCCTTCGGAGCGGCGGCTGCAGACAGCGATCAGCGAGGCGATTCCCATCGTGGCATGGCCGGCCGCAACCAGCCCCGCCCCACCGATGAGGCACACGACGGCGATTGCCGCGTACCCCAGACCCAGCGCGATGTGCAGCCCGTTCGCGATCTCGGTGCCGACGGCACTGGCGGCCAGCATGGCGCACCAGAACGCCCACGGCCGCAATCGGTCACCGCGCAGCTGAATCATGAGCACTGTTGCCAACGCCGCGACGAGGAGCGTCGTCGCGATCCAGCGGCCCAGGTGGTCGTACAGGTAATCCGGCCAGAACACCGATGCCGCGGTGATCAATGTCTTGCTCACCCAGAATCGCGTGCTGATTTCCGGGATTCTGCGAGACACCGGCGCCGCCATCGAGCTCAGAGCGCGTCCGGCCCCTCCGCCAGCAACCGCCGGAAGCCGTCTTCGTCGAGAATCGGCACGCCGAGTTCAACGGCCTTGTCGTACTTGGATCCTGGCGCGTCGCCGGCCACCACGTAGGCCGTCTTCTTCGACACCGACCCGGCCGCCTTGCCGCCGCGGACCAGGATCGCCTCCTTGGCCTCGTCCCGCGAGAACCCCGTCAGCGAGCCCGTCACCACGATCGACAGGCCCTCCAGGTTCCGCTCGATGCTTGCGTCGCGTTCGTCGGCCATCCGCACGCCCGCGGCCCGCCATTTGTCGACGATGGCGCGGTGCCAGTCGACGGTGAACCAGTCGATCACGGCGGCGGCGATGGTCGGTCCGACGCCCTCGACAGCCGCCAGGCGTTCCTCGGAGGCTTCGGTGATCGCTTGCAGATCACCGAATTCCGCGGCCAGCGCCCGGGCCGCCGTCGGGCCGACGTGCCGGATGGACAGCGCCACCAGCACGCGCCACAGCGGCTGCTGCTTGGCCTTGCCGAGGTTGGCCAGCAGCCGGGCGCCGTTGGCCGAGAGCTCACCCTTCTGGGTCTTGAACAGGTTGGTGCGCAACAGCTCGTCGGCCGTGAGCTCGAAGATGTCGCCCTCATCGGTGATGACGCCGGCGGCCAGCAGCGCGGTGGCCGCCTCGTAGCCGAGGCCCTCGATATCGAAGGCACCCCGACCCGCGACGTGGAACACCCGCTCGCGCAGCTGCGCGGGGCACGACCGGGTGTTGGGGCAACGGATGTCGGCGTCACCCTCCTTCGACGGCGCCAGCGTGCTGCCACACTCCGGACATGTTGCGGGCATGACGAATTCGCGTTCGGTGCCGTCCCGCAGATCGACGACCGGGCCGAGCACCTCGGGGATGACGTCGCCGGCCTTGCGGATCACCACGGTGTCGCCGATCAGCACGCCCTTGCGCTTCACCTCGGTGGCGTTGTGCAGCGTCGCGAGCCCGACCGTCGACCCCGCCACGGTGACGGGCTCCATGTACGCGAACGGCGTGACGCGGCCGGTGCGGCCCACACTCACGCGGATGTCGAGCAGCTTGGTGGTGACTTCCTCGGGCGGATACTTGTAGGCGATGGCCCACCGCGGCGCGCGGCTGGTGGCGCCGAGGCGTCGCTGCAGCGTGCGGTCGTCCAATTTGACCACCAGACCGTCGATTTCGTGATCGACGTCGTGGCGGTGCTCGCCCCAGTACGCGACGCGTTCGGCAACCGCCGCGATGCCGGTGACGCGGGTGGTGTGGTCGGACACCGGCAGGCCCCAGGCCTTGAGTGCGCGGTAGGCGTCGTGCAGCGACGCGGGCTCGAAGCCTTCGGTGAGGCCCAGGCCATGGCAGATCATGTGCAGCCGGCGACGCGCGGTGACGGCCGGATTCTTCTGCCGCAACGACCCGGCGGCGCTGTTGCGCGGATTGGCGAACGGCGCCTTGCCCTCCTCGACGAGGCTGGCGTTGAGCGCGGCGAAATCCTCGACGCGGAAGTACACCTCGCCGCGGACCTCCAGCACCGCCGGCACCGGGAATTCGTCGGTGCCCGTCAGCTGCTCGGGGACGTCGGTGATGGTGCGGGCGTTGAGCGTGACGTCCTCACCGGTGCGGCCGTCGCCGCGCGTGGCGCCGCGGACCAGCTTGCCGTCGCGGTAGACCAGCGCCAGCGCGACACCGTCGACCTTGAGTTCGCAGAGGTACTCGAGATCGCCGCCCAGCTCGTTGGACAGCCGGGCCGCCCAGGCCGTCAGCTCGTCGGTGTTGAACGCGTTGTCGAGCGACAGCATCCGCTCCAGGTGCTGCGCCTCGCCGAACTCGGTCGCGAACCCGGCGCCGCCGACCAGCTGCGTCGGCGAATCCGGCGTCCGCAGCTCGGGGTACCGCTCTTCGATCTCCTGCAGTTCACCCAGCAGCTTGTCGAACTCACCGTCGGAGATGATCGGTGCGTCCTTGACGTAGTAGCGGAACTGGTGACCGCGGACCTCCTCGGCCAGTTCCTGCCATTGCCGGCGCACGTCGGGATCGGGTGAGCTCACTCGGTAAGGCTAGCGAAGGGCTGTGACATCAGGCCGCGATGATCCCCGCCGACGTCCCGCACGCCACCAGGACCGTGCAGGCAGCCACTGGCGCGGGATCCTCGGTACCGACCAGCGGCGGCAGCGGCGGCATGAAGATCGGCACGAGGCCGGCCCCCGTGACCCCGGTCAGCCTGGCGACGACCTGCGCGACGGCGTTCGTCGCCGCGTAGGTCAGGCTCCCGACCAGCTGCACGGGCAACGTCATCGCCTGTGCCAGCGGGCTGATGACGAAAATGTGTTGCGCCGCGATCGACTCCAGTTGCGCCGTCACCGCATCGAACCCTTGATTGAGGAAGTAGGGCACGGACGCGAAGACCGTCCGGATGCCGAGTTTCAGATCGGTGCCGATGTCGGGGTATCCGTACTTGCCGATGACATCCAGCACCGCGGCTCGCAGCGCGGCGTCGTCGTCGATCGGTGTGACCGTGCTGCCGCCCAGGTTGGTGATCGAGACACCGTCGGACTTGGGCGCGGGGGTGCCGCCGAACAACGTCACCACCGTCGGCGTGACGTCGACGATCTGGTACTTCAGGTTGACCCCACCGGCCGTGAACAGATTCGGGTTGTTGGCGATGACGAAAGTCGATGTCTCATTGGGTGATTGGAAACCGTGACCGAGGCCCTTACTGGCCTGGTGACCGTGATCGGTGACGACGATGACGGTCCACTGCTCCCCGGTCGCGGCTTCCCAGTCATTGACCTGCTGCATGATCTCGCCGATGTTCTGGTCGACATTGCGCACCGCGTCGGCGTACTGCTGGGACGCGCCACCGTAGTTGTGCCCGTTCTCGTCGACTCCGACGAAGTAGCTGAACACGAAGTTCGGCTTGTTCGGGTCGGCGGCGGCGATCGCGGCCTCGGTCGCGTCGCCGACGGCGTCGTCGGTGAGTGACCAGTCGGAGTCACCCGCGATGTGCGAGATGTTGACGACGTGGTCGGCGCCCACCGAGCCCGACACGGCGATGGCCGAGATGACGTCCCAATTCGCGATGGCCGTGGTCTGGATACCGGGGTTGAAGGTCTCGAGCTGGTTGAAAACCGTGGGCCACGTGTCGTAGACGGCCGGATTGAAGATGTTGTTGATGACGCCGGTCTTCTCACCCCAGACGCCGGTCAGGATGGCGGTCCACGACGGATTGCTGATCGTGGTGTGCCCGACGATGCTCGCGGGCGCCGTGGTGCCGCCCTGCATCAGTTCGAAGAAGTGGGCGTTGGCCGGGTCCGCCAGCACCCGGCTCAGGTTGGTGCCGTCGACGCCGATCACCAGCACGTTGGGCGTGGTATCGGCGAGCGTCGAAACCGGCTGCGGTGCAACGGCACTGGTGGGCTTGAGCGTCTTGCGTTCGAGTTCATCGCGCACCGCAGCCAGGGCCACCAGCACCGATGTCGAGCTGAGCGGCGATACCGGCGCCTGAAGCGAACGCAGGGCCCTGGTGAGTTTCGCGATCGGTGTGGTGGACACCGCGGCCACCTTGACGGTCGGCTGTGCGGCGCTCGCCTGCGCCGCGACGGCCGTGACCGTCGGAGTCGCCACGGACTTGGCCGGAACCGCGGCCGTGACGCGCGGCAGGCTCACCCGGGGTGCTGCCTCATCCGCTTTGTCTGCCTTGCCGTTGTCGACCTTTCCCTTGTCGGGTTTGTCAGCGGCGGCGGCCTTCTGAACCTTCTTGTCGGGCTTGTCGGCCGTGTCCTTGCCAGCCTTGTCCTTGTCGGCCTTGTCCGCGTGCTTGTTGGATTTCGGCTTCGGCTTGGCCGGTTTGCGCTGCTTCTTCTCCGGAGCGCCCGACGGCGTGCCAGCCGACTGGGATGACGTCGTCGTCCCGGCGGCACCTGCGGTGGTGTCGGCCCACGCCGGGCAGTCACCCCACCCCGCGAGCGCGGTACCGATCCCGAGTGCGACCGCCAGTCCCCCGACCCGACCAATGCATCTTCCCGCTGTCATCCGGAATGTATAACGCGCGACAATTATCGGCCGCACAGGAATCGCGAACCTGACACACAGTCATCCCGAAGGTTGGACACCCGCCGCCCCGCCGCGCGTTACCGTGGCAACGTGCCGCATCCGATCATGTTCGACGATGACGACCCCGGCCTGGCAGAGCTGCGCGCGGTCGCACTGGGCTTCCCCGAGGCCTTCGAGAAGGTGTCGTGGGGCCGGCCGGTGTTCTGCGCGCCCAAGATGTTCGCGATGTACGGCGGCAATTCGAAGACGACGGGCGAGATGGTCGCTTACCCGCATTCTCTACTGGTCAAGGTTGACGAGTCCGACCGCGCAGCACTGGAACAGGATTCGCGGTTCTACTATCCCGCCTACATGGGTCCGTCCGGCTGGCTCGGGCTGGATTTCACCGCGGCGAAGGTCGACTGGCACGAGGTCCGGGAGCTGCTCGATGCGTCGTTCCGGCTGGTCGCGCCGAAGCGATTGATCAAGCTACTCGACGCGCAATGAGGTAGGCCTGCGGCGTGGATTCGGCTCCGTCGTCGTCAGGTTGCCGGACCAGTTCGGCGTAGAGGCGAAAACCATTGCTCGACAACAGGTCTGTGACCACCTCCGGCCGACGACGGATGAACGTCAAGTTCACGGCCTCGCCATCGAAGTCCGTCAGCACCCGCGGCTCGTCCCCGACCTGGAACGCCAACAGCAGCACACCGTCCGCCGCGAGCACCCGGTGGAACTCGGCGAAGACCCGCGGCAGGTGCGCGTCCGGTACGTGGATGATCGAGTACCAGGCACAGAGCCCGCCGACGCTGCCTTCGGCCACGTCGAGGTCGAGCATCGAACCGACGCGAAACGGCAGACCCGGATTGTGCTGCCGCGCCTGCGCGATCATGTTGGGCGACAGATCGATTCCCGTGACGTCGAGGCCGGCCGCCGCGAGTGCTGCGGTGGCCACCCCGGTTCCGCAGCCCACGTCCAGCACCCTGCTTCCTCGGCCCACCAGTTCAGCGAAGGCACCGATCATGGCGCGGTCCAACGGCCTGTCATCGAGATGGCTTTGGAAGCGGGCGACGTAGTGTGCCGCCGCACGGTCGTAGCCGTCGCGCGTCAAGGCCACAAAATCAGGCATCGGCCAACCGTACGCGGGCCCGGCGACACGGCGATTGGACGCGTGGCTTCCGCAGCGCGACCTGGTGTCGTGCTGCCGGGCAGCATGGGGCGCCGAATCACCCTGCGGTCCTGTCTGTTTCACCCTCGTCGTCTCCACTCTCGGGCGGGTAGAGCGTCGGGTGGTGATACTCATTCGTCCTAGGTTGGCCGACATCGAGCAGTGGTGGTGGGGTCCAGTGGGTTCTGCCGTCGGGGCCCATGGTGGTGCTCCAGCCGCCGGTGTCGACCAGGCGGTTGTCGCGGCCGCAGGCCAGGGTCATGGTGTCGACGTTGGTCAGGCCGTCATCGCGCCAGTTGGTGACGTGATGGGCCTGGCTGCGGGAAGCGGGGGCGGTGCAGTTCGGGCGGGTGCAGCCGTGGTCCCGCCCGAACAACGCCAACCGCTGCGCGGTGCTGGCGGTTCTGGCCGCCCGGCCCAGATAGAGGGGTTGGCCGGTGTGCTCATCGAACACGGCGAGGTAGTTATCCGAGCCCTGAGCGGCCATCCGGATCAGGTCTTTGATGGGGAGTTTGGTCCCGGTGTGCGTGAGCGCCATCCCGGCACGCTTTTCCAGGTCGGTGACGGTGCAGTTGGCGACCACCGCGACGGGGAACCCGTTGTGCACCCCCGACATCCCGGTGGCGAGCATCATCCGGCCCACGAACGTGAACGCGTCGTACTGGCGCTGCGCCAGGGTGCGGGTATCCGCATCGATCTGCTCCTGCGTCGGGGTACCCGAGTAGCAGGGGTGTGGGTCGGCGGGGTTGCACATGCCGGGGGCGGCGTACTTGTCGAACAACACCTCCCAGTAGGCCCGCCCTTCAGGGTCGAGTTGGGCGGTCACGTCGGTGCGGCCGTCGGGCCGCTGCTTACCCATGACAAACGAGCGTTGCGGGTCGGGCTCGTCGTCGTTGGGTTCGGGGCCGTCCTGATCCAACTCGTACAAAAGTTTCTGCGCGGCGCGTCGGAGGTCCTCGGGGGTTTTGACCCTCGCATCGGCCACCAGATCCGCCTCACACTGGGCGACGGTGATCGGGTCGGCCGCCCACAACGGCAGCTTGCCGAAGAACCAGGTGATCACCTGCACGTGCTCGGCATTGATCGCACCGTCAGCCAGGGTGGCGGCGACCAGCTCCCACACCGGCCCGAGCGGCTCCCCGGTGATGGCCGAGCGCGGACCCAGCTGGTCGCAGTCCCGCACCCGCCGGCGGGCCTCCTCCCGGCTGACCCGCAACCGCACATGCAACACCTCCGGCCAATCCTTCGCCCCGATCTCCTTGGCCGTCGCCTGCGTCTGTGCCGCGGCCAGGATCCGGTGATCGACCGCCTCAGCCGCGCACCTCAACGTTTCCCGTCGGGACTGCAACGCCAACAATGTCGGCACATCCAGACCGGTGTAGTCCAGGGCTGCGAGCCGGGCCTGCGCCGCCTCGTAGGCGGCGTAGGCCTCCTCGATGACGGCCGGATCAGCGAATCCCATACATCGAACACTAGTTCGAACCACTGACAAGAAACCGCAGTTTGGGACGCCTGTGCCGAAAGTGACTGATGAGGTCAAACATGTTGCCCAGCAGGATGTTCTGCCCGCCGAGAAACTCCGAAGCTACCGCCCCGAACTCGTCAGTCCTCGCGGAACCCGGGCACCCATTTGTCGACGATATCGGCGTAGTTGATGGTCGCGTCGAGCTGTGCGGCGATGCCGAGCAGACCGCCGAGCACCCGGAACATCATCAGGTAGTTGGGCGGCAGGTTCAGTTGGCGGCTGGTCTTGAACGTGGCGGCGAACTGCTCGCTGCGGATGTCTGCCGCAGTGGCGGCGATGCCCTGCAGCCACTTGCGGCTGAAGTGGAAACTCTTGTGCCGCAACGGTTCGATGTACGGCAGCAGGTAGGCGTTGATCTCCTCGTGCGACACCGTGGCACCCGGTGGGATGAAGCCTTCCTCCCGGAGGTAGGCCGTCATCTCCTCCCACTTCTCATCGCGCGCGAGCCGCAGGATGGGGCCGGTGGCGCGCGGCAGGCCGCCCTCGTGGACCGCCACGGCACCGAAGTCCATGACACCGAACCGGCCGTCGTCGAGCAGCATGAAATTGCCGGGATGCGTGTCCACATGCAGCAGCCCGCAGCGATAGGGGGCGCTGATGGTGACCTCGAGCAACAGGTGCGCGCACCGGTTGCGTTCGTCTTCGGTGCCGCCCGCGATGATCTCGGAGAGCTTGCGGCCCTCCATCCATTCGGTGATGACGACCTTTGGTGACGATGCGACGACCGCCGGCACATAGAACTGCGGATCCCCCGCGAAAGCCTTGGCGAACGCGCGCTGATAGTCCGCCTCGATGCGGTAGTTCAGCTCTTCCTCGGTGCGCTCGATGAGCTCGTCGATGATGCTCTTGACGTCGGCGCCCGGAACCACCTGCTTGAACAGCGTGGTGAGCATGCGCAGCGTCTTGAGGTCGGCGCGCACGGCCTCATCGGCACCCGGGTACTGCACCTTGACCGCGACGCGGCGGCCGTCGCCCCACACCGCGCTGTGCACCTGCCCGATGCTCGCGGAGGCGACGGGCGTGTCGTCGAAAGACTGGAACCGCTCGCGCCACTTGGTGCCCAGCTGGGCGTCGAGCACGCGGTGCACCTTGTCGGCGGGCAGTGGCGGGGCGTCGCTCTGAAGTTTGGTCAGGGCTTCGCGGTAGGGCTCGGCATACGCCGGTGGGATGGCGGCCTCCATGACCGAAAGCGCTTGTCCCAGCTTCATGGCCGCGCCCTTGAGCTCCCCCAGCACCTGGAAGAGCTGCTCGGCGGCCTTCTCGACGAGCTCGGCGTTGACGTCCTCTTTCGACTTGCCGGCCATGCGCTTGCCGACGCCCAGGACGGCGCGACCTGCGATCCCGGCAGGAAGGGTTGCCAGCTTGGCGGCACGTCCCGTGCGGCCACGGCGGATTTCAGCCATGGCCTCGATCTTGGCTTTCTTAGCCGATCTTGACAACAGCCGCTACGAAACCGGGACAACCACCAGCTCGTGCGGCTGGTTGTTCATCGATACGCAGCCGTCGTCGGTGACGACGACGATGTCCTCGATCCGGGCGCCCCACTGCCCCGCGAAGTACACACCGGGCTCGACGCTGAACGCCATGCCCGGCTCCAGCGTCAAACCGTTGCCCGCCACGATGTACGGCTCCTCGTGGACCGACAGGCCGATGCCGTGACCGGTGCGGTGCACGAACACCTCGGCCAGCCCCTCGG from Mycolicibacterium phocaicum includes the following:
- the gatC gene encoding Asp-tRNA(Asn)/Glu-tRNA(Gln) amidotransferase subunit GatC, which produces MSKISRDDVAHLANLARLALTEGELDSFAGQLDAILAHVGKIQAVDVTGIEATGNPLKEVNITRPDVEAPSLAQDQALAEAPRAEEGRFAVPRILGEAE
- a CDS encoding ACT domain-containing protein, whose product is MSSYLLRVQLEDRPGSLGSLAVALGSVGADILSLDVVERGPGYAVDDLVVELPLGSMPDALITAAEALKGVYVDSIRPHTGLLEAHRELELIDHVAAAKGKAARLQTLADEAPRVLRVGWCVIVAGGKDGVLPHRITGSPGAPETLADSAPWLPLEHAAALDATGDWVPQFWRDIDTTLAAAPLGDPHTAIMLGRPGGPAFRPSEVARLGYLAGIVATIVR
- a CDS encoding DUF4178 domain-containing protein; translated protein: MSTFLIVVGVLLMIAAVVVVVLAFTRAKKPATTGARQDPLKSGEMPVFGPKQLGPGAIVSYGGVDYVVRGSVTYREGPFIWWEHLLEGGQGEPIWFSVEEDEGRLELAFWTKRPDLALQPIGPLTIDGVQYDEVETGDAQYTSEGTTGLPEHGQMNYVDYAGPGRAALLSFEQWSPNSPWEVSTGKVMSPGELTVYPAPPAGS
- a CDS encoding DUF4247 domain-containing protein — its product is MTRGKMLILAGVLAVASVICLAIGISTARTIESFVKDNYQNVGYNTYRCDGSPSDVADDLAEAHRPEARATDRGNYYLRYNDSIAIVGPGSGQACTVRLESLNSGYNHGSYFFLGPGFSPGSPSHSSGGSSGGPGGVK
- a CDS encoding DUF350 domain-containing protein; amino-acid sequence: MNLAAIDFGTVHTDAIIQNVVGSVLYFLVGALVLAAGFVMVDVLTPGKLRRQVFVERRPNAVTITAAMDVSLAAIIITAIHASSDRLGQGLIDTLIYGLIGVALQGLALVAVELLAPGHFRNDIHAEEFHPAAVAVAVVLLAVGGINAAALT
- a CDS encoding polyamine aminopropyltransferase, producing the protein MVTEAPAALPDPSPVVGTRWRALLLAAVAACAACGIVYELALLTLSTSLNGGGVVSTSLIVAGYVAALGVGGLLAKALLARAAISFIAVETALGVVGGLSATVLYVTFAFLGDSDWVLGVATALIGGLVGAEVPLLMTLLQRGRVAGATDAGRVLANLNAADYLGALLGGLAWPFLVLPYLGMIRGAAATGMINLAAAAVVSVFLLRRILSRREFVAALSALVLAFALLATLMASADGIETTSRQRLYADPIVAYQHSAYQEIVVTRRGDDTRLYLDGGLQFSTRDEYRYTESLVYPALGAGARSVLVIGGGDGLAARELLRQKGIDRLVQVELDPAVVAVARTKLRDANAGALDDHRIRLILDDAMTWLRVPHPDVVPPGGFDAVIVDLPDPDNPVLGRLYSTEFYSLAARVLAPQGLLVVQSGSPYSTPTVFWRTVSTIASTGLAVTPYHVEVPTFGDWGFTLARRGPLPPAPVVPKDAPPLRFLNQQVLDAATVFAPDTAPQHLPPSTLEHPLIVDDMRRGYR